The Mycobacterium paragordonae genome includes a region encoding these proteins:
- a CDS encoding GH12 family glycosyl hydrolase domain-containing protein: MVQNNAWNNPGGQAITVSQTGFTITTENGSAPTNGAPLGYPSVYAGVHYGNASTGTNLPIQLGQINSATTSIDYNYVTGGTWDAAYDIWLDPTPKTTGVNNQEIMVWFNHQGPIQPVGAPVGSTTINGKTFTVWDGSNGQNNVMSYVANQPIEVWTFDAMDFIDHTATMESITDSWYLTSIQAGFEPWSGGVGLGVDSFSATVN; this comes from the coding sequence GTGGTGCAGAACAACGCCTGGAACAACCCGGGCGGTCAGGCCATCACGGTCAGCCAGACCGGGTTCACCATCACCACCGAAAACGGCTCCGCCCCCACCAACGGCGCCCCGCTGGGCTATCCGTCGGTCTACGCGGGCGTGCACTACGGCAACGCGTCGACGGGCACCAACCTGCCCATTCAGCTGGGTCAGATCAACAGCGCGACCACCAGCATCGACTACAACTACGTCACCGGCGGAACCTGGGACGCGGCCTACGACATCTGGCTGGACCCCACACCCAAGACCACCGGAGTGAACAACCAGGAGATCATGGTCTGGTTCAACCACCAGGGCCCCATCCAGCCGGTCGGCGCCCCGGTGGGCAGCACCACGATCAACGGCAAGACCTTCACGGTGTGGGACGGCAGCAACGGCCAGAACAACGTCATGTCCTACGTCGCGAACCAGCCCATCGAGGTGTGGACCTTCGACGCGATGGACTTCATCGACCACACCGCCACGATGGAGTCGATCACCGACTCGTGGTACCTGACCAGCATCCAGGCCGGCTTCGAGCCGTGGAGCGGCGGCGTCGGACTGGGGGTCGACTCGTTCTCGGCGACGGTGAACTGA
- a CDS encoding SDR family oxidoreductase — MQLSFTDRTYLVTGGGSGIGKAVATGLVDGGASVMIVGRNADRLAEAVAEIEGLQLSGSIRYEPADVTNEDEVVRAVDAATAWHGRLYGVVHSAGGSLTVGPITHTDSEAWRRTVDLNVNGTMYVLKHAARELVRGGGGSFVAISSIAASNTHRWFGPYGVTKSAIDHMMQLAADELGASWVRANSIRPGLIRTDLVDASVIQSPEISGDYALCTPLPRIGEVEDVANLAMFLLSDAASFITGQCINVDGGHMVRRGPDYSSMMEQMFGADALRGVV; from the coding sequence GTGCAGCTTTCATTCACCGACCGGACATACCTGGTCACCGGCGGCGGCAGCGGTATCGGCAAGGCGGTGGCGACCGGCCTGGTGGACGGCGGCGCATCGGTGATGATCGTCGGCCGAAACGCCGACCGGCTGGCCGAGGCCGTCGCCGAGATCGAAGGGCTGCAATTGTCCGGCTCGATTCGCTACGAGCCGGCCGACGTCACCAACGAAGACGAGGTCGTCCGGGCCGTGGATGCCGCAACGGCATGGCATGGCCGGCTGTACGGGGTGGTGCACAGCGCGGGCGGCTCGCTGACGGTCGGACCGATCACCCACACCGATTCGGAAGCCTGGCGGCGCACCGTCGACCTGAACGTCAACGGCACCATGTATGTGCTCAAGCACGCCGCGCGGGAGTTGGTGCGTGGCGGGGGAGGGTCCTTCGTCGCCATCTCTTCGATCGCCGCCAGCAACACGCACCGCTGGTTCGGGCCGTACGGGGTCACCAAATCGGCCATCGACCACATGATGCAGCTGGCCGCGGATGAGCTCGGGGCGTCGTGGGTGCGGGCCAACAGCATCCGTCCCGGCCTGATCCGCACCGACCTGGTGGACGCCAGCGTCATCCAGTCGCCGGAGATCAGCGGCGACTACGCGCTCTGCACGCCGCTGCCCCGGATCGGTGAGGTCGAGGACGTCGCCAACCTGGCCATGTTCCTGCTCAGCGATGCGGCCAGCTTCATCACCGGCCAGTGCATCAACGTCGACGGCGGCCACATGGTGCGGCGCGGACCGGACTACTCCTCGATGATGGAGCAGATGTTCGGCGCCGACGCGCTGCGCGGAGTGGTGTAG
- a CDS encoding enoyl-CoA hydratase: MVVYETLDEGRIARIWLNRPDAHNAQNRTLLVQLDEAFARAEADDTVRVVILAARGRNFSAGHDLGSEEAMLERKPGPHQHPTFRSHGATLEPIVEKLYHQEWHFFFENTRRWRDLRKITIAQVQGNAISAGLMLIWACDLIVAADNAKFSDVVAVRLGMPGVEYYAHPWEFGARKAKELLLTGDSLDADEAYRLGMVSKVFPLDDLEEKTLEFARRIAERPTMASLLVKASVNAAADAMGFTEALRHAFHVHELGHAHWAAHNENRFPVGLPPDVEDWRTARPTKVARRDIP, translated from the coding sequence ATGGTGGTCTACGAAACGCTGGATGAGGGCCGTATCGCGCGGATCTGGCTGAACCGGCCGGACGCCCACAACGCGCAGAACCGCACCCTGCTGGTGCAGCTGGACGAGGCGTTCGCGCGTGCCGAGGCCGACGACACCGTGCGTGTGGTGATCCTGGCGGCGCGCGGCCGCAACTTCTCCGCCGGCCACGACCTCGGGTCGGAGGAGGCGATGCTGGAGCGCAAGCCCGGGCCGCACCAGCATCCGACGTTCCGCTCGCACGGCGCCACCCTCGAGCCGATCGTTGAGAAGCTCTACCACCAGGAGTGGCACTTCTTCTTCGAGAACACCCGTCGCTGGCGCGACCTGCGCAAGATCACCATCGCCCAGGTGCAGGGCAACGCCATCTCGGCCGGGTTGATGCTGATCTGGGCCTGCGACCTGATCGTGGCCGCCGACAACGCCAAGTTCAGCGACGTGGTCGCGGTGCGGCTGGGCATGCCGGGCGTCGAATATTATGCGCACCCTTGGGAATTCGGCGCGCGCAAGGCCAAAGAGCTACTGCTGACCGGTGATTCGCTGGATGCCGACGAGGCCTACCGGCTCGGCATGGTGTCCAAGGTCTTCCCGCTCGACGACCTCGAGGAGAAGACCCTCGAGTTCGCGCGGCGCATCGCCGAACGACCCACCATGGCGTCGCTATTGGTGAAGGCCTCGGTCAACGCGGCCGCCGACGCCATGGGCTTCACCGAGGCGCTGCGCCACGCGTTCCACGTCCACGAACTCGGGCACGCGCACTGGGCGGCGCACAACGAGAACAGATTCCCGGTCGGGTTGCCGCCCGACGTCGAGGACTGGCGCACCGCCCGGCCGACCAAGGTCGCCCGCCGCGATATCCCATAG
- a CDS encoding mammalian cell entry protein, whose product MRRLRWLLPVAGALAIVAVVALSAIGGWFYWDRVETRGEQAARAELPKLAEKEIPQFFGYDFQTIERSLNDVYPLLTPDYRQEFKKVVNAQIIPEAKKREMVVQADVVGVGVMAAKRNSATAMVYMNRIVTDKSREPHYDGSRLRVEFKRIGGKWLISYITPI is encoded by the coding sequence ATGCGCCGGCTGCGGTGGCTTCTCCCGGTCGCCGGCGCCCTGGCCATCGTCGCGGTGGTGGCGTTGTCGGCGATCGGCGGCTGGTTCTACTGGGACCGGGTGGAGACCCGCGGTGAACAGGCCGCCCGGGCGGAGCTGCCGAAGCTGGCCGAGAAGGAGATCCCGCAGTTCTTCGGCTACGACTTCCAGACCATCGAGCGCAGCCTCAACGACGTCTATCCGTTGCTGACGCCGGACTACCGCCAGGAGTTCAAGAAAGTCGTCAACGCGCAGATCATTCCCGAGGCGAAGAAGCGGGAGATGGTGGTCCAGGCGGACGTGGTGGGCGTGGGAGTCATGGCCGCCAAGCGCAATTCGGCGACCGCGATGGTGTACATGAACCGCATCGTGACGGACAAGTCACGCGAGCCGCACTATGACGGCAGCCGGTTGCGCGTCGAATTCAAGCGCATCGGCGGTAAGTGGCTGATCTCCTACATCACGCCGATCTAG
- a CDS encoding virulence factor Mce family protein, with protein sequence MIDRLTKIQLSIFAAITVITLTVMAIFYLRLPSTFGIGTYGVSADFVAGGGLYKNANVTYRGVAVGRVESVQLNPSGVTAEMRLNSGTPIPSNVTATVKSVSAIGEQYIDLVPPANPAPGKLRNGAKIDRANTRIGQDVADLLKKAETLVNSLGDTRLREVLHEAFLATNGTGPELARLVESARLLVDEANTNYPQVSQLIDQAGPFLQAQVRAGADIKSLSDGLARFTSEVRRADPQLRDTLATAPGALDQANETFSGIRPSFPALAANMANLGRVGVIYHKSIEQLLVVFPALFAAITTAAGGAPQDEGAKLDFKLDLNDPPPCSTGFIPSPLMRTPADETVREVPRDMYCKTAQNDPTTVRGARNYPCQEFPGKRAPTVQLCRDPRGYVPIGTNPWRGPPIPYGTPVTNGLNVLPPNHFPFIPPGADPDPGTPIVGPPPPGVTPGPGPAPHQPAYDPPPPNNVPPPPGNPSWMPPNYPPVPPQLPYPKFIEPPGPPVGTGPAEANGAAYTTTYDPSTGRFKDPAGGTGIFASGVTGTSNAESWVDLMLAPKNS encoded by the coding sequence ATGATCGACAGACTAACCAAAATCCAGCTGTCCATATTCGCGGCGATCACCGTGATCACGCTTACCGTGATGGCGATCTTCTACCTGCGGCTGCCGTCCACGTTCGGCATTGGAACCTACGGCGTGAGCGCCGATTTCGTAGCCGGCGGTGGCCTGTACAAGAACGCCAACGTCACCTACCGCGGCGTCGCCGTAGGCCGGGTGGAGTCGGTGCAACTCAACCCCAGCGGCGTCACCGCCGAGATGCGGCTCAACAGCGGCACCCCGATCCCGTCGAACGTCACCGCGACGGTCAAGAGTGTGTCGGCGATCGGTGAGCAGTACATCGACCTGGTGCCGCCGGCCAACCCGGCGCCCGGCAAGCTGCGCAACGGCGCCAAGATCGACCGGGCCAACACCCGCATCGGCCAGGACGTCGCCGACCTGCTGAAGAAGGCGGAGACGCTGGTCAACAGCCTCGGTGACACCCGGTTGCGCGAGGTGCTGCACGAGGCGTTCCTGGCTACCAACGGCACCGGACCCGAACTGGCCAGGCTGGTCGAGTCGGCGCGGCTGTTGGTCGACGAGGCCAACACCAACTACCCGCAGGTCTCCCAGCTGATCGACCAGGCCGGACCCTTCCTGCAGGCCCAGGTCCGCGCCGGCGCCGACATCAAGTCGCTGTCCGACGGGTTGGCGCGCTTCACCTCCGAGGTGCGCCGGGCCGACCCGCAGTTGCGTGACACGCTGGCCACCGCGCCGGGCGCACTGGACCAGGCCAACGAGACCTTCAGCGGTATCCGCCCGTCCTTCCCGGCGCTGGCGGCCAACATGGCCAATTTGGGCCGGGTGGGCGTGATCTACCACAAATCGATCGAGCAACTGCTCGTCGTCTTCCCGGCGCTGTTCGCCGCGATCACGACGGCGGCCGGCGGTGCACCGCAGGACGAAGGCGCGAAGCTGGACTTCAAGCTCGACCTCAACGACCCGCCGCCGTGCAGCACCGGCTTCATACCGTCACCGTTGATGCGCACGCCGGCCGACGAGACGGTGCGGGAAGTCCCGCGCGACATGTACTGCAAGACCGCACAGAACGACCCGACCACCGTGCGTGGCGCACGCAACTATCCGTGCCAGGAGTTCCCGGGTAAGCGGGCGCCGACGGTGCAGTTGTGCCGCGACCCGCGTGGGTATGTGCCGATCGGCACCAACCCGTGGCGCGGGCCGCCGATCCCGTACGGCACCCCGGTCACCAACGGGCTGAACGTGCTGCCGCCCAACCACTTCCCGTTCATCCCGCCGGGAGCCGATCCCGATCCGGGGACCCCGATCGTCGGTCCGCCGCCGCCCGGGGTGACGCCCGGCCCGGGTCCGGCGCCGCATCAGCCTGCCTACGACCCGCCGCCGCCCAACAACGTCCCGCCACCCCCGGGTAACCCGTCGTGGATGCCGCCGAACTATCCGCCGGTACCCCCGCAGTTGCCCTACCCCAAGTTCATCGAGCCGCCGGGGCCACCGGTCGGCACGGGTCCGGCGGAGGCCAACGGGGCTGCCTACACCACCACCTATGACCCGTCTACCGGCCGGTTCAAGGATCCGGCGGGCGGCACTGGTATCTTCGCGTCCGGCGTTACCGGGACCTCCAACGCCGAGAGCTGGGTGGACCTCATGCTCGCGCCGAAAAACTCTTAG
- a CDS encoding virulence factor Mce family protein: MKRILLRATVFVVGSTLLAGCSFGGLNSLSMPGTAGHGGGAYSITVELPDVSTLPQNSPVMVDDVTVGSVAGISAEQRSDGSFYAAVKLALDKNVVLPANAVAKVAQTSLLGSLHIDLAPPTDQAPTGRLVNGGRIPESRTGRFPTTEEVFSALGVVVNKGNVGALEEITDETYQAVAGRQGQFVDLMPRLAELTSGLNKQVNDIISAVEGLNRFSSILARDKDNLGRALDSLPEALRVLNKNRDNIVQAFSALNRLAQVTSNVLSKTKTDFAADLKDLYSAIKALNDNKKNFVTSLQIMLTFPFPNFGIKQAVRGDYLNVFTTFDLTLRRLGETFFPTSYALDPNMMHMDEVLNAPDFLMGQLANLSGQAADPFKIPPGTAAQ; this comes from the coding sequence ATGAAGCGAATCCTGTTGCGCGCCACAGTGTTTGTCGTCGGCAGCACGCTGCTGGCCGGGTGCTCGTTCGGCGGGCTGAATTCCCTGTCGATGCCCGGCACCGCAGGCCACGGCGGCGGCGCGTACTCGATCACCGTCGAACTGCCCGACGTGTCGACGTTGCCGCAGAACTCCCCGGTGATGGTCGACGACGTCACCGTGGGCAGTGTGGCCGGCATCTCGGCCGAGCAGCGTTCCGACGGATCCTTCTATGCCGCAGTGAAACTGGCGCTGGACAAGAACGTGGTGCTGCCGGCCAACGCGGTGGCCAAGGTGGCCCAGACCTCGTTGCTGGGTTCGCTGCACATCGACCTGGCTCCGCCGACCGACCAGGCGCCGACGGGCCGGCTGGTCAACGGGGGGCGCATCCCGGAGTCCAGGACGGGCCGCTTCCCGACCACCGAGGAAGTGTTCTCGGCTCTCGGTGTGGTGGTCAACAAGGGCAACGTCGGTGCGCTGGAAGAGATCACCGACGAGACCTACCAGGCCGTGGCCGGCCGGCAGGGCCAGTTCGTCGACCTGATGCCCCGGCTCGCGGAGTTGACTTCGGGTCTCAACAAGCAGGTCAACGACATCATCTCCGCGGTCGAGGGACTCAACCGGTTCTCCTCGATCCTGGCGCGCGACAAGGACAACCTGGGCCGGGCGCTGGACTCGTTGCCCGAGGCGCTGCGCGTGCTCAACAAGAACCGCGACAACATCGTCCAGGCCTTCAGCGCGCTGAACCGGCTGGCTCAGGTCACCTCAAACGTGTTGTCCAAGACCAAGACCGACTTCGCCGCCGACCTCAAGGACCTGTACTCGGCGATCAAGGCGCTCAACGATAACAAGAAGAACTTCGTCACTTCGCTGCAGATCATGCTGACGTTCCCGTTCCCCAACTTCGGCATCAAGCAGGCGGTGCGCGGTGACTACCTCAACGTGTTCACCACGTTCGACCTGACCCTGCGCCGGCTCGGTGAGACGTTCTTCCCGACGAGCTACGCCCTGGACCCGAACATGATGCACATGGACGAGGTGCTGAATGCGCCGGACTTCCTGATGGGCCAGTTGGCAAACCTGTCCGGGCAGGCGGCCGACCCGTTCAAGATTCCGCCCGGCACGGCGGCGCAGTAG
- a CDS encoding virulence factor Mce family protein: MTTAKRFGSKGWRTVTIVVLVAVLVGGAYVLFSAGGGGRKLTAYFTSAVGLYPGDQVRILGVPVGEIDSIEPRASDVKITMKVKDGVKIPADAKAVIMSPNLVAARFIQLTPAFTGGPSLPDGASIDLTRTAVPVEWDEVKEALTQLSVSLSPAAGEMQGPLGAAINQAADTLNGNGDSFHNALRELAQVAGRLGDSRSDIFGTVKNLQVLVDALSQSNEQIVQFAGHVASVSQVLADSSRDLDHTLGSLNQALSDVRGFLHENNSTLIETVNQLTDFTQTLSDQSENIEQVLHVAGPGITNFYNIYDPAQGTLNGLLSLPNFMNPVQFICGGSFDTAAGPSGPEYFKRAEICRERLGPVLRRLTVNFPPIMFHPINMITAYKGQIIYDTPATAAKAETPVPELTWIPAKGSGQPAPTNITDLQNLFVPTTPGPGPASPPGYGPAPGPAPGPAPAAPAAAPGPAPGPLPAEQGAGR, encoded by the coding sequence ATGACAACAGCGAAGCGCTTCGGCAGCAAGGGCTGGCGGACCGTCACCATCGTCGTGTTGGTGGCGGTGCTGGTGGGCGGCGCCTACGTGCTGTTCTCGGCCGGGGGCGGTGGACGCAAGCTCACCGCTTACTTCACCTCGGCCGTCGGGCTCTACCCCGGGGACCAGGTGCGCATTCTGGGCGTGCCGGTGGGGGAGATCGACTCCATCGAACCGCGTGCGTCCGACGTCAAGATCACCATGAAGGTGAAGGACGGCGTCAAGATCCCGGCGGACGCCAAGGCCGTGATCATGTCGCCGAACCTGGTGGCGGCCCGCTTCATCCAGCTCACTCCGGCGTTCACCGGCGGCCCCTCGTTGCCGGACGGCGCCAGCATCGACCTGACCCGCACCGCGGTCCCGGTGGAGTGGGACGAGGTCAAGGAAGCGCTGACCCAGCTGTCCGTCTCGCTCAGCCCGGCGGCCGGCGAGATGCAGGGCCCGCTGGGCGCGGCGATCAACCAGGCCGCGGACACCCTCAACGGCAACGGCGACTCCTTCCACAACGCCCTGCGTGAGCTTGCGCAAGTGGCTGGGCGCCTTGGGGATTCGCGCAGCGACATCTTCGGCACGGTGAAGAACCTGCAGGTGCTCGTCGACGCGCTGTCGCAGAGCAACGAGCAGATCGTTCAGTTTGCTGGGCACGTGGCCTCGGTCTCCCAGGTGCTCGCCGACAGCTCCCGGGACCTCGACCACACGCTCGGATCACTGAACCAGGCCCTGTCGGACGTCCGGGGATTCCTGCACGAGAACAACTCGACGCTGATCGAGACGGTCAACCAGCTGACCGACTTCACCCAGACCCTGAGCGACCAGAGCGAGAACATCGAGCAGGTTCTGCACGTCGCGGGTCCCGGTATCACGAACTTCTACAACATCTACGACCCGGCGCAGGGCACCCTGAACGGTCTGCTGTCGCTGCCCAACTTCATGAACCCCGTTCAGTTCATCTGCGGTGGGTCCTTTGACACCGCGGCCGGGCCGTCCGGGCCGGAGTACTTCAAGCGCGCCGAGATCTGCCGGGAGCGCCTCGGCCCGGTGCTGCGCCGGCTCACCGTGAACTTCCCACCGATCATGTTCCACCCGATCAACATGATCACCGCCTACAAGGGGCAGATCATCTACGACACCCCCGCCACCGCGGCCAAGGCGGAAACCCCGGTGCCGGAGCTGACCTGGATTCCGGCCAAGGGTTCGGGCCAGCCGGCGCCGACCAACATCACGGACCTGCAGAACCTGTTCGTGCCCACCACGCCCGGCCCGGGCCCGGCGTCGCCGCCGGGGTACGGGCCCGCACCGGGACCTGCACCAGGACCCGCACCCGCGGCACCGGCCGCGGCGCCGGGGCCGGCACCCGGACCGCTGCCTGCCGAGCAAGGAGCGGGACGATGA
- a CDS encoding virulence factor Mce family protein → MPSNSKKPSKRDQDPLRTGIIGLAVVTFVVLIAFGYSGLPFWPQGKTYTAYFSDAGGITPGNNVLVSGVKVGKVSDVALAGDTAKITFSVDRHVVVGDQSLAAIRTDTILGERSVSVSPAGSGNATTIPLSRTTTPYTLAGALEDLGQNANNLNKPQFEHALKVLTETLHDATPGLRGALDGVTTLSRTLNSRDEALQGLLAHAKSVTAVLSDRAGQVKKLVDQGDQLFAALDERRSALSALISGIDDVSAQLSGFVNDNRKEFGPALTKINQVLANLNERRDYITEALKRLPTYATTLGEVVGSGPGFNVNVFGAIPAPLVATMFDVVFQPGKLPDSFADYLRGMIQERWTIRPKSP, encoded by the coding sequence TTGCCAAGCAATAGCAAGAAGCCAAGCAAACGCGACCAGGATCCGCTCCGCACCGGCATCATCGGCCTGGCGGTGGTGACCTTCGTCGTCCTCATCGCATTCGGTTACTCGGGGTTGCCGTTCTGGCCGCAGGGCAAGACCTACACCGCCTACTTCAGCGACGCGGGTGGCATCACGCCCGGCAACAACGTGCTGGTCTCGGGCGTCAAGGTGGGCAAGGTGTCCGATGTGGCGCTGGCCGGTGACACCGCCAAGATCACCTTCAGCGTCGACCGGCACGTCGTCGTCGGGGACCAGTCGCTGGCCGCGATCCGCACCGACACCATCCTCGGCGAGCGCTCGGTCTCGGTGAGCCCGGCCGGCTCGGGCAACGCCACCACCATTCCGCTCAGCCGGACGACGACGCCCTACACCCTGGCCGGGGCACTCGAGGACCTCGGGCAGAACGCCAACAACCTGAACAAGCCCCAGTTCGAGCACGCGCTGAAGGTGCTCACCGAGACTCTGCACGACGCCACCCCCGGGTTACGGGGCGCGCTGGACGGCGTGACCACGCTGTCACGCACCCTGAACAGCCGCGACGAGGCGCTGCAGGGTCTGCTGGCCCACGCCAAGTCGGTGACGGCGGTGTTGTCCGATCGGGCCGGCCAGGTGAAGAAGCTGGTGGACCAGGGCGACCAGTTGTTCGCCGCGCTGGATGAGCGCCGCTCGGCGTTGAGTGCGCTGATCTCCGGCATCGACGACGTGTCCGCGCAACTGTCCGGCTTCGTCAACGACAACCGGAAGGAATTCGGCCCGGCCCTGACCAAGATCAACCAGGTGCTGGCCAACCTGAACGAGCGTCGCGACTACATCACCGAGGCCCTCAAGCGGCTCCCGACCTACGCCACCACGCTGGGCGAGGTGGTCGGCTCCGGCCCGGGATTCAACGTCAACGTCTTCGGCGCCATCCCGGCGCCGCTGGTGGCCACCATGTTCGACGTGGTCTTCCAGCCGGGCAAGCTGCCCGATAGCTTCGCCGACTACCTGCGCGGCATGATCCAGGAGCGCTGGACGATTAGGCCGAAATCACCATGA
- a CDS encoding MCE family protein, whose product MASGAMPSHRSMMIKVGVFVVTMVLASAALVVVFGDFRFGSENTYHATFLDASKLKGGQKVRIAGVPVGAVSGVKLNPDNTVDVEFGVDARYTLYSSSRAVIRYENLVGDRFLEITSGPGELRKLPPGGTMNSQHTQPALDLDALLGGLKPVLKGLDADKINTISSAVIELLQGQGGAVANVLADTSSFSNALGKRDQLIGDVITNLNTVLGTVDQRSAQFSASVDQLQQLIEGLAKNKDTIAGAIPPLASTTTDLTELLRNSRRPLQGVLENARPLATELDNRKAEINNDVEQLGEDYLRLAALGTYGSFFNIYFCSVTIKINGPAGSDIRIGMGGQVDSSKGRCAFAKQ is encoded by the coding sequence ATGGCCTCCGGAGCAATGCCGTCGCACCGGTCGATGATGATCAAGGTCGGCGTCTTCGTCGTGACGATGGTGCTGGCCAGTGCCGCGCTGGTGGTGGTGTTCGGCGACTTCCGGTTCGGTTCCGAGAACACCTACCACGCGACCTTCCTGGACGCCTCCAAGCTCAAGGGCGGCCAGAAGGTGCGCATCGCCGGCGTGCCCGTCGGCGCGGTGTCCGGCGTCAAGCTCAACCCCGACAACACCGTCGACGTGGAATTCGGCGTCGACGCCCGCTACACGCTCTACTCGTCGAGTCGCGCGGTGATCCGCTACGAGAACCTCGTCGGCGACCGGTTCCTGGAGATCACCTCGGGCCCCGGCGAACTGCGCAAGCTGCCACCCGGCGGGACGATGAACTCCCAGCACACCCAGCCCGCGCTCGACCTCGACGCGCTGCTCGGCGGGCTGAAGCCGGTGCTGAAAGGCCTGGACGCGGACAAGATCAACACGATCAGCAGCGCTGTCATCGAACTGCTGCAGGGTCAGGGCGGCGCGGTGGCCAACGTGCTCGCCGACACCAGCAGCTTCTCCAATGCGCTGGGTAAGCGCGACCAGCTGATCGGCGACGTGATCACCAACCTCAACACCGTCCTGGGCACCGTCGACCAGCGCAGCGCACAGTTCTCGGCCAGCGTCGACCAGTTGCAGCAGCTGATCGAGGGGCTGGCCAAGAACAAGGACACCATCGCCGGCGCGATCCCGCCGCTCGCCTCGACTACGACGGATCTGACTGAGCTGCTGCGCAATTCGCGCCGGCCGCTGCAGGGCGTCCTGGAGAACGCGCGGCCGTTGGCCACCGAACTCGACAACCGGAAAGCCGAGATCAACAACGACGTCGAGCAACTCGGCGAGGACTACCTGCGGCTGGCGGCGTTGGGCACCTACGGCTCGTTCTTCAACATCTACTTCTGCTCGGTGACGATCAAGATCAACGGGCCGGCCGGCTCCGACATCCGGATCGGGATGGGCGGCCAGGTGGATTCCAGCAAGGGGAGGTGCGCCTTTGCCAAGCAATAG
- a CDS encoding virulence factor Mce family protein, giving the protein MAGMGSRRTAGRVAAATLAGLMVAAAVLTYLSYTAAFTSTETVTVASKRAGLVMEPGAKVKFRGIQIGKVEDISYSGDQARLKLAIYSHNLHYVPSNATVHIAGNTIFGAKSVEFIPPQTAAATSLRPNSTVEASAVQLEVNTLFQSLINLLHKVDPVELNGTLSALSEGLRGHGDDLGALLSGLNTLTRQANPKLPTLQEDFRKAGIVTNIYGDAAPDLNTVFANLPTISKTVVDEQSNLNTTLLAAIGLANNGYETLAPAEQNLIDTINRLRAPLKVAADYSPEFGCLLAGIDRGIKEFAPLIGVRKAGLFTSSSFVIGAPSYTYPESLPIVNASGGPNCRGLPDIPTKQTGGSFYRAPFLVTDNANIPYEPFTEFQFDAPSTLQFLFHGAFAERDDF; this is encoded by the coding sequence ATGGCAGGCATGGGATCACGACGAACCGCCGGCCGGGTGGCCGCGGCGACGCTCGCCGGTTTGATGGTGGCGGCGGCGGTCCTGACCTACCTGTCCTACACCGCCGCGTTCACCTCGACCGAGACCGTGACGGTCGCGTCCAAGCGCGCCGGACTGGTGATGGAGCCAGGTGCCAAGGTGAAGTTCCGCGGCATCCAGATCGGCAAGGTCGAAGACATCAGCTACAGCGGCGACCAGGCGCGACTGAAGCTGGCCATCTACAGCCACAACCTGCATTACGTCCCGTCCAACGCCACGGTGCACATCGCGGGGAACACCATCTTCGGCGCCAAGTCGGTGGAGTTCATCCCGCCCCAGACCGCGGCCGCGACGTCGCTGCGCCCGAACTCCACGGTGGAGGCCTCCGCGGTGCAGCTGGAGGTCAACACGCTGTTCCAGTCGCTGATCAACCTGCTGCACAAGGTCGACCCGGTCGAGTTGAACGGCACGCTCAGTGCGCTGTCGGAAGGCCTGCGCGGCCACGGCGACGACCTGGGGGCGCTGCTGTCGGGGCTCAATACGCTTACCCGCCAAGCGAATCCGAAGCTGCCGACCCTGCAGGAGGATTTCCGCAAGGCCGGCATCGTGACCAACATCTACGGGGACGCCGCACCCGACCTGAACACGGTGTTCGCGAACCTGCCGACGATCAGCAAGACGGTCGTCGACGAGCAGTCCAACCTCAACACCACGCTGTTGGCTGCGATCGGCCTGGCCAACAACGGTTACGAGACGCTGGCACCGGCCGAGCAGAATTTGATCGACACCATCAACCGGCTGCGCGCCCCGCTCAAGGTGGCGGCGGACTACTCGCCGGAGTTCGGCTGCCTGCTGGCCGGCATCGATCGCGGTATCAAGGAGTTCGCCCCGTTGATCGGTGTGCGGAAGGCGGGTCTGTTCACCTCGTCGAGCTTCGTCATCGGCGCCCCGTCCTACACCTATCCCGAGAGCCTGCCGATCGTTAACGCCTCCGGCGGCCCGAACTGCCGCGGTCTTCCGGACATCCCCACCAAGCAGACCGGTGGGTCGTTCTACCGGGCGCCGTTCCTGGTCACCGACAACGCGAACATCCCGTACGAGCCGTTCACCGAGTTCCAGTTCGACGCGCCGTCAACGCTGCAGTTCCTCTTCCACGGCGCCTTCGCAGAGCGGGATGACTTCTGA